Genomic segment of Peromyscus leucopus breed LL Stock chromosome 23, UCI_PerLeu_2.1, whole genome shotgun sequence:
GGGGGTAAAACcatttttgtgtttataaatatGATTTACATTTTCTGTTCTTCTCATCTCTTAAAATTGTCAGTGGgtaattttctgtgtgtgtctgtgtgtgtgtctgtgtgtctgtgtctgtgattgtatgtctgtgtgtctatcgcgtgtgtgagcatgtgtgcaatgtgtacatgtgtgtgctcacactcaaGTAAGTTCAGGTACCTGTCATGTACACCTAGGTGCCTGTAAGAAGCCGGAGGTCAACCTTGGGGGTCATTTCTCAGAGGGCatctatcttatttttgagacaggatctctcactgaggcctgggactcactgtttTAGGCTgcacttgctggccagcaagcagaGAATTCCTTCTGTCCATCTCCCTGAGATGGGCTCTCAGGCCCACACGCCCCTGCCCAGTCTTTATGTGGGTTTCTGGGGTAGAATTCAGGACctcatactgagccatctccccagctcctgcatggagaaatatatgtatatgcacactaTTCAATAGAATTGGCCTTTGTTTCTTTTGGGGTCAGGAAGTATTTCCCTTTTGTTATTTGGTGCATATGTTTTCACGAATTTAAGCTTttttgttggtgatggtggtggtttttggagacagggtttctctgtgtagctttgcgcctttcctggaactcactctgtagaccaggctggcctcgaactcacagagatccgcctggctctgcctcctgagtgctgggattaaaggcgtgcgccaccaccgcccggcttcgaACTTAAACTTTATTGTTGTGACTCCCTGTGAGGGACACTGAACAGCCAGAAAAGTCAGAGGCTGTGCTGATGGGGTGTGAGCCCAGGAATGCTGGCAGCTGCCGGGGAGCGGGGAGGGGTGAGGAAGAGACTGTCCCCACATCCACAGCGGGACGCAGCCCTCTGTCCGATTTCTATTTCCGAGCACCAACCCTGCAGGTAGCAAGCTTGGCTGCTCCGACCACCGGGTTTACTGCTGTATTTTTGTCACGGCGGTGGGAAATTGATACCCTCGCTTTGTGCTTGGTTGTTCTGGAGTTTCTGGCTCCTGATTCCTGTGCTCAGCGGGTCTCGGAAACTTCTAGGCTGCAGACATCTCACAATCAGCAAGAATGTGGGGCCACAGGGTGGGTGGTCACCTAAGAGCCTCGGGACAGAGCAATGTCAGCCCCTGTGCGTCTCCGCCATGAACTGTGAGGAGGAAGCTGAGTCCCTGCATGGACCACCCCGGGGtctccccagcatcctcctccagGACCCGGCCTCTGACTGGGGAGTTCAGAAATCTTATATCTCCATGTGGCTCTGTGTCCTAGCTGAGCTACCATGATCCTGGAATCCTCTGGTCTCCTTCACTGAGTTCATCAGCCCAAGGGGGGCAGTTAGTTAGCACGTCCATGTTTAACAGAAGGAACAGGCGCCCGCAGAGGCCGAGGAGGCCGAGGAGGGCCGTGGAGGGCCGTGGAGGGCCGTGGAGGGCCGTGGAGGGCCGTGGAGGGCGTGGAGGGCCATGGAGGGCTGTGGAGAGCCGTGGAGGCTCAGGTTCTGAGGCCTCAGGCCAGGGTCTTTCACCAGAACACAGAATGTTCCCACACAGCAACGTAAACCAGCTCCTCAGACACGCAATGGAACGTGGCCCACGGGGACAGGTCACTCTGCGGGCCCAGGGCTCAGGGTCACGCCTGACTCATCCTCCACCCTCACACAACCATTGTGAATTAAACTCCTTTCTCAGCCACCACGGCTCCTGGCAGTCCCTGTGCCTCAACACAGTCTCCGGAAGCCAGGGGAATGGGGTTTTGTTCAattggttgtgttttgttttgtggacagtcatgtagcttaggctggccttgaacttgaactcactatatagccaaggatgaccatgaactcctgatcctcctgcctcagtgtcctgggtGCTGGTAACAGGTGTATgtcacttcctttctcctttctttcttttattttttatttatttatttatttatttatttatttatctatttattatttattatctatttatttagtgtgtgtgtgtgtatgtgtgtgtgtgtgtgtctgtgtgtctgtgtctgtgtgagtgagtcagatccctggaactgaagttacagacacagatgagcttccatgtaggtgctggaatcgaacccaggtcctctggaagagcagccagtgctcttaactgctgagccacctctccagtgctccCTTCTTTCTCATAGCAGCATGTGGCAcatgctggtgcccacagagagaGACCATCTGGGCCCGGAAGGAAATGACTGATGGTCACTTCCCGAAGGCTGGCTGCCGGGTCTCATCTTGTTCATCCAGCACTCAGAGTAGGAGGCGGAAGGATCAGGATTCCAAAGttagctacgtagtgagttcaaggccagcctgagtacaagaaatgaaagaaaaacccTGGATTTCCTTTTTGTAGTCTTTGAGTTCAGGCTAACCTCGGCTACATAccaagttaaggccagcctgggctacctgagaccgggtctcaaaaagaaaaggacacaCTCTGgtcctcccagcacttgggggacagaggccACTCCACACTGTCCCAGCAGCGGGCCTGCTCTctgagctcattttttttttttccatatctcTGAGGTGGAACCCAGTGGCTAAGGTGACCTCGCTCCATGGGGTGGCTGGAGACTTTGAGTGTGTGGTAGTTTGCCATTTCTCAGTCGGTCAACAAGTGCCTGCCGCAAGAAGCTTTTTGGCCAAAGTCATGGGACCAAGAGAGGCGAGCGAGAAGACCACCCTTGGGAGCTGGCTGTCCATCACACCGCCGGCTCAGAAGAGGGAACACTGAGGGTCgggtcggggtgggggggacccaaagcagagaggaggcagaggagagggtgggacGTTTGAGCAAAAGACGGGTGCACAAGAGACTGCTCAAGATGCGCAGGTGCAAAGGCCTTGAGGTACCAGGGAGCCTGGATACAGGGCCGAATgctcccacttcctcctcctcctcctcttcctccgccTCCTCCTGGGTTCCTTTTCCCGTTAGACAAtgacaggcacagagagagcatcaCTCCCAGGCCAGGCCCTAGCCGCTGTCTCTTTAACCTTGAGGGCATTTTCGGGTCTCACGTGTCAACCCAGGCGGTGGCGCGGCGGCTCTTACTTCAGAAGAacggcatggggtgggggggcttaGGTGGCCTCTGCCTCACCTACAACTGCCAAAAGTGGTCATGGGTTATTTTTAACCCCGGGGAAAGAGGTATTTATTGTTCCACAGCAGAGGCGGGCCAGGAGGCTCCACGAATTCTCCAGAGGCAGCAGCCAGCTCCAGGCACCATGGTGAGTGGCCAGTGGACCATTGAGGGAAGATGCAGGGTGAGCAGCCAAGAGGCAGCCCCCCCCAGCCAAGGACCCCGCTGGAACGGGAAGGAGGCTCTCACAAGACCCCCAGCCCTGGATGGATGAGCACCTTGCACCAGCCATGCGTGGGACTCCACTCAGTGTCCCCAAGGAGCCACAAAGAGCAGGCTACCCGGGGGACTTGCAGAAATCGAATACAAGAGAGGGagttttggggtttggtttgggtttgggttttttttgtttttgttttccattcagGCAGCCAGGAAAAGAGTTTTCTGGTTCTATCTCTTGAACTTGCCCATGTTAAAAGGTTCGCCCCTGTAGTGTCGGATAGGGGTCAGTCTCTCAGAACAGGTGGTCCCCAACTGTTCGCTAGTCAGAGACAGCCGGTGGCTAGGGCACAGACTGTGTGAGTTTCTGTGGCTGTGTGACCTGGCCTGAGTGACTtaccctctctgggcctccagttcctgtctccttggtGGACCAGAGGAGAGCTTCAGGTAATGTTCGAATGCTTTTAGGTTCgttttctctctcctgctgtcCGGGCAAAGGAGACCCACTCACCAGGTGACTGGGCCTGGCCCAGGGCTCAGCGGTGTCTAATGGGTGCCTCCTCCCCAGGCACCgaagaaagccaagaagaggATAGAGGGCGGAAGTTCCAATGTGTTCTCCATGTTTGAGCAGACCCAGATCCAGGAGTTCAAGGAGGTGGGTGTGGCCGGCCCCCTTCCCCAGATAGAAGGACACCGAACCCGGGAAATGACCTGCGTGCTCACATGCCCAGGCTCATCCAGACACGAACCCCTAGACAAAGACTTGGTCTTAGTAACTTCTGTGGATTATCGGGGGCTGGGGGGGAGCGTACCCCTCCCTGACATGCAGGGAATTTTCCAGAAAGGCACAGAACAGAGTAGGTGCTGGGCATCCCCCAGCCTGCCCTGGCGATCCCTGCTCAGGGCAGATTCCCACCCACACTTCAGTCATCTGTGTCCTAAGATCCTCAGTCGCTCCTGTgctttggggcgggggggggggaaggtgagtgacagagaggaggagagagatgggggggtgGGCAAGTCCTTCCCGATTCTCTCCTGCCTGGGATCCTGTTGAGCTGGGCCGGGCAGCATGGCCATCCGTCCGTGTCCATCAGTGTCTCATCCCTGCGTGTTAACCGTGGAGAACTTCCTTTTCCATCCGCCAAAGCGGGCAGGGCAGGGCCGCCTCGGACAACTGAGTGCGGTTCTGTGTGACACCTGTTGCCCTCgaccggggcgggggggggggtgacgaCACGACACTGTGCCTTGCTGTCTGTACCTCTGATCCTAACAGAAGGGGTAAAGTGAAGCCACTGGCCAGGGCCAAGAAGGACAGGCTCAGAGCCATGTCCCGGCAGTTGCCAAGTGGTCCTCACTGCCACCTGGCCcttggtgcgtgtgtgtgttggtgtgtgtgtgtgtggggggggaggtgtcACAGAAGCACTTTTAGACAGGTTCTAAGATGGTACCTGATAACTCAGAAGGCAGGAACACCACCTCCTGCGGGTCACCGAGAAACCTCAGGACACCCCTGTCACCCCCAAAAAGGAAACTTGATGCCTTGTGGTCCGTTCCCTCCCGGAGCACCCCGGCAGCCAGTGGCCCACGTTCCATGTTGGTGGACTTGCTTCCTCGGTGAAATCCTGCCTTGAGGGTCTCATCCTGGCTGTGACATGGATCGAAGCTCTGTTCCTTTTCAGGGTTAAACCATATTCCGTCCGTGTGATCCTCAATATCTCATTCCTCTCTTGAAGGATGTTAGGGTGTACCTGGGGCTCTCCTGCCTCAGAATGTTCTGGACAGGGTTtgtgttgtttcgagacaggctttctctatgtagccctggctgtcctggatctcgctctgtagcccaggctggcctcgaactcacagagacccgcctgcctctgcctcccgagtgctgggattaaaggcgtgcaccaccaccgcccgggtccATGTCTTTGATTCTCTAGGCTGGAGGCCTAACAGGGAGACTGTCGTTAAATCAACTCAGGCTGTTTCTAATCCTTCGGTCCACTCTATGCTGTGGACCCTGAAGTTCCCAGAACCCCCCCCATCCCTaccccctcacctcccccatcCACCCCTACCCCCGCACCCATGCCCACCCTCAGCTGAGCCGTCCCTTCTGCACAGGCCTTCACAATCATGGACCAGAACAGAGATGGCTTTATTGACAAGAATGACCTGAGAGACACATTTGCTGCCCTAGGTATGTGGCACGGACCCTGTACAGGGGTTGCCTTCCCGAgccaaggtgggggtggggggtggggggtgggggtacgGGCACCAAAAGAAGCCAAGAGCCCATCTGTCAGCTGCCACCGGCCTTTGGAGTAACTCCAGTGGCCTTTGCATGCCTCTCCTTTCCATTTAatccagggtgtgtgtgggagtggcagggggtggagggggatggggggtggggggtggcgccCAAGGGGTTGGAGACAGagattttataaaacattccTGGCTCATAACAGAAAATTCAAACTACTCAGAAAAGAGTAAAGGAGGAAACAGAATTCCCCAGAAGGCTATGCTCCGGTCAAGACTTGAGTCTCAATCCTTGTCTGCTTGTCAAGTTACTGGGGTCACCCCGTTTGGGATTTTGGCTTATGTAACAGCTCACCAGTGTGAGCCTGCCTCCCGGCTCCCCCTGCTCTCACCCTCAGAACTCAGGCCCCCAAGGACAGCTCAGGGAGTCGTGGGCCGCACAATTCACCTTTGTGGCTGctccagctttttatttttaaaaacgtaGTCTTCAGGAGGGGACGGCTTTGACTAGTTTACACAAAGACGGGGTGCCGGGGCAGAACACCTCAACTGACAGGCATTTCTTACCTAGTTTAGAGGTTTCGGGCCTGAagacattatttattcatttaattgagctcaggtcttgtgtagcccaggctagcctcaacctccctatgtagcccaggaagaccttgaacttctggttctccctagtgcttagattacaggcatttgccaccacacctggtttatgtggtgctgggggtgggaccCGGGGCCTCATGAATACTAGGAAACACTTAATCCCCTGAACCGTGTCCCCAGCCTTGAGGGCACTGTTTTAGCCATCCCTCTCCACGTCAAAGGCTGGCTAGCTGCTAGAGAACACTGCTGGGAACATCTGCcctaggtctgtctgtctgtctgcctctctctgtctctgtctctgtctctgtctctgtctctctctctctctctctctctcacacacacacacacacacacacacacacctctgtcccTGATGGTTCCCAGACCAGCTTCCTGGAAGCCGGATCACAAGGGCCACCGCTGTCCCCTCCCAGCTCTGAACCCTGGCGTCTCCCACTAGGACGCGTGAATGTGAAAAATGAAGAGATCGATGAAATGATCAAGGAGGCTCCAGGCCCAATTAACTTCACCGTGTTCCTCACGATGTTTGGGGAGAAACTTAAaggtgagcttgtgtgtgtgagcgtgtgtgtgtgtgtgtgtgtgtgtgtgtgtgtgtgtgtgtgtgttcacctctGGGCATGAATTAAGCTCTAGAAGAGACAGCATGGGCGAAAggtgggcagctcacaagtgGGAAAAGAGCCACTGAAAACCAGCcgtggaagggctgg
This window contains:
- the LOC114704572 gene encoding myosin regulatory light chain 2, ventricular/cardiac muscle isoform: MAPKKAKKRIEGGSSNVFSMFEQTQIQEFKEAFTIMDQNRDGFIDKNDLRDTFAALGRVNVKNEEIDEMIKEAPGPINFTVFLTMFGEKLKGADPEETILNAFKVFDPEGKGSLKADYVREMLTTQAERFSKEEIDQMFAAFPPDVTGNLDYKNLVHIITHGEEKD